A DNA window from Pseudomonas tohonis contains the following coding sequences:
- a CDS encoding rhodanese-like domain-containing protein has translation MPSLISQFPAAAPDAALAHFTQRLAFETDCSDVNASQQAGEIDYVLVDVRGEAAYAAGHVPGAINIPHRLMSAEFMAAYPRDTLFVVYCAGPHCNGVHRAAVRLAGLGFAVKEMLGGVTGWLDEGLSLTGAQSPQEARPAIPCAC, from the coding sequence ATGCCCAGCCTCATCAGCCAGTTCCCCGCCGCCGCTCCCGATGCGGCCCTGGCCCACTTCACCCAGCGCCTGGCCTTCGAGACCGACTGCTCGGACGTGAATGCCAGCCAGCAGGCGGGCGAGATCGACTACGTGCTGGTCGATGTGCGTGGCGAAGCAGCCTACGCCGCCGGCCATGTGCCGGGCGCGATCAACATCCCCCATCGGCTGATGAGCGCCGAGTTCATGGCCGCCTACCCGCGCGACACGTTGTTCGTCGTCTACTGCGCGGGCCCCCACTGCAATGGTGTCCACCGCGCCGCCGTGCGCCTGGCCGGGCTGGGCTTCGCGGTGAAGGAAATGCTCGGCGGCGTCACCGGCTGGCTGGACGAGGGGCTGAGCCTGACCGGTGCGCAAAGCCCGCAGGAAGCCCGCCCGGCGATCCCGTGCGCATGCTGA
- a CDS encoding GNAT family N-acetyltransferase codes for MLSPVVREARAEDVPALLPLMRELARFEDYLEDFAVDEAQLLARAFGREPQCRVFVAEAAGTLLGYAVALEIAFTYDLRPSVLLKELSVAAPARSLGIGERLLGAVARFALARGAGRMKWDVLAGNGDAERFYQRLGGRPDGKWIAYGMDAEALAALADQSVPESAAAPG; via the coding sequence ATGCTGAGCCCTGTGGTACGGGAGGCGCGGGCCGAGGACGTGCCCGCCCTCCTCCCGCTGATGCGCGAGCTGGCCCGTTTCGAGGATTACCTGGAGGACTTCGCTGTGGACGAGGCGCAGTTGCTGGCCCGAGCGTTCGGCCGGGAGCCCCAGTGCCGGGTGTTCGTGGCCGAGGCCGCTGGCACGTTGCTCGGTTACGCGGTGGCGCTGGAGATCGCCTTCACCTATGACCTGCGTCCCAGCGTGCTGCTCAAGGAGCTGTCCGTGGCAGCGCCGGCACGATCGCTCGGCATCGGCGAACGCCTGCTCGGGGCCGTCGCGCGGTTTGCGTTGGCGCGCGGTGCGGGGCGGATGAAGTGGGATGTACTGGCGGGCAACGGTGATGCCGAGCGTTTCTACCAGCGCCTAGGCGGGCGGCCGGACGGCAAATGGATCGCCTATGGGATGGATGCGGAGGCGCTGGCGGCCTTGGCGGATCAATCCGTGCCCGAGTCGGCAGCGGCCCCGGGCTGA
- the recR gene encoding recombination mediator RecR encodes MSFSPLIRQLIDALRILPGVGQKTAQRMALQMLERDRSGGLRLAQALTSAMEGVGHCKQCRTLSEDDLCPQCADPRRDDSLLCVVEGPLDVFAVEQTGYRGRFFVLKGHLSPLDGLGPEAIGIPELMARVDAGAFSEVILATNPTVEGEATAHYIAQLLAPKGLIASRIAHGVPLGGELELVDGGTLTHALAGRRPIGL; translated from the coding sequence ATGAGCTTCAGCCCGCTGATCCGCCAACTGATCGACGCCCTGCGCATCCTGCCTGGTGTAGGGCAGAAGACTGCCCAGCGCATGGCGCTGCAGATGCTCGAGCGTGATCGCAGCGGTGGCCTGCGCCTGGCCCAGGCGCTGACTTCGGCGATGGAAGGCGTGGGGCATTGCAAGCAGTGCCGCACCCTCAGCGAGGACGACCTTTGTCCGCAATGCGCCGACCCGCGTCGCGACGATTCGCTGCTGTGCGTGGTGGAAGGGCCGCTGGACGTGTTCGCCGTCGAACAGACCGGCTACCGGGGGCGTTTCTTCGTGCTCAAGGGGCACCTCTCGCCCCTCGATGGCCTGGGCCCGGAAGCCATCGGCATTCCCGAGCTGATGGCGCGGGTCGACGCCGGCGCCTTCAGCGAAGTGATCCTCGCCACCAACCCCACGGTCGAAGGCGAGGCCACTGCCCATTACATCGCCCAGTTGCTGGCGCCCAAGGGCCTGATCGCCTCGCGCATCGCCCACGGTGTACCGCTGGGTGGCGAGCTGGAGCTGGTGGACGGCGGCACCCTGACCCACGCCCTGGCCGGTCGCCGCCCCATCGGCCTCTGA
- a CDS encoding YbaB/EbfC family nucleoid-associated protein, producing MMKGGMAGLMKQAQQMQEKMQKMQEELANAEVTGQSGAGLVSVVMTGRHDVKRVTLDDSLMQEDKEILEDLIAAAVNDAVRKIEQNSQEKMSGMTAGMQLPPGFKMPF from the coding sequence ATGATGAAGGGTGGCATGGCAGGCCTGATGAAACAGGCCCAACAGATGCAGGAAAAGATGCAGAAGATGCAGGAAGAGCTGGCCAATGCCGAGGTCACCGGGCAGTCCGGTGCCGGCCTGGTGAGCGTGGTGATGACCGGTCGCCATGACGTCAAGCGCGTCACCCTCGACGACAGCCTGATGCAGGAAGACAAGGAAATCCTCGAAGACCTGATCGCCGCTGCCGTCAACGACGCCGTGCGCAAGATCGAGCAGAACAGCCAGGAAAAGATGTCCGGCATGACGGCCGGCATGCAATTGCCGCCCGGCTTCAAGATGCCTTTCTGA
- the dnaX gene encoding DNA polymerase III subunit gamma/tau, protein MSYQVLARKWRPRSFREMVGQTHVLKALINALDNQRLHHAYLFTGTRGVGKTTIARILAKCLNCETGISSTPCGQCSVCREIDEGRFVDLIEVDAASRTKVEDTRELLDNVQYAPSRGRYKVYLIDEVHMLSTHSFNALLKTLEEPPPHVKFLLATTDPQKLPVTILSRCLQFSLKNMPPERVVEHLTHVLGAENVPFEPDALWLLGRAADGSMRDAMSLTDQAIAFGEGKVLAADVRAMLGTLDHGQVYGVLHALLQGDARGVLEAIRHLAEQGPDWSGVLAEILNVLHRVAIAQALPDAVDNGQGDRDRVLALAEALPAEDVQFYYQMGLIGRRDLPLAPDPRGGFEMVLLRMLAFRPADVDGAPRVTLKDPGISKATADSSNTPVAGASIAAPVAPVSPVATVAAPQPVAGPVVASPAVVQTPVAPEPVAATPVVETPVAPAVVEAAPVAEPAPAPAPQPQPVAEPVQAAQPAVTPAEVIDLPWEERPAEPAQAATAIVEPAPVEQPIEPSAPAVEIAAPPAQPAAEPLAVAQPVAAQALPEPVAIDDADDDEPPPGDYDDYYEADVDSIAYMDELPVAEPEPVTVPEVVPAAQPATGLAAEWLDLFPRLGISGLTGNIAANCTLVSVEGDVWRLHLDPAQSALFNANQQRRINDALNQYHGRTLVLEVEVRRPEQETPAQAAARKRAARQRDAEESIALDPLVQKMIEQFGASVRPDTIEPLDR, encoded by the coding sequence ATGAGTTATCAGGTTCTTGCACGTAAATGGCGTCCGCGCTCGTTCCGCGAAATGGTCGGCCAGACCCATGTGCTGAAGGCCCTGATCAACGCCCTGGACAACCAGCGCCTGCACCATGCCTACCTGTTCACCGGTACCCGTGGCGTGGGCAAGACCACCATCGCGCGCATCCTGGCCAAGTGCCTGAACTGCGAGACCGGCATCAGCTCCACGCCCTGTGGCCAGTGCTCGGTGTGCCGCGAGATCGACGAAGGCCGTTTCGTCGACCTGATCGAGGTGGACGCCGCGAGCCGCACCAAGGTCGAGGACACCCGCGAACTGCTGGACAACGTGCAGTACGCGCCGAGCCGTGGTCGCTACAAGGTCTACCTCATCGACGAAGTGCACATGCTCTCCACGCACTCGTTCAACGCGCTGCTCAAGACCCTCGAAGAGCCGCCGCCCCATGTGAAGTTCCTGCTGGCCACCACCGACCCGCAGAAGCTGCCCGTCACCATCCTTTCGCGCTGCTTGCAGTTCTCCCTGAAGAACATGCCGCCGGAGCGTGTGGTCGAGCACCTGACCCACGTCCTGGGTGCCGAGAACGTGCCGTTCGAGCCCGATGCCCTATGGCTCCTGGGGCGTGCCGCCGACGGCTCGATGCGCGACGCCATGAGCCTCACCGACCAGGCCATCGCCTTCGGCGAGGGCAAGGTCCTGGCTGCCGACGTGCGCGCCATGCTCGGCACGCTCGACCATGGCCAGGTCTATGGCGTGCTCCATGCGCTGCTGCAGGGCGATGCCCGTGGCGTGCTGGAGGCCATCCGCCACCTGGCCGAGCAGGGCCCGGACTGGAGTGGCGTGCTCGCCGAGATCCTCAACGTGCTGCACCGTGTCGCCATCGCCCAGGCCTTGCCGGACGCGGTGGACAACGGCCAGGGCGACCGTGATCGCGTACTGGCCCTGGCCGAGGCATTGCCTGCCGAAGACGTGCAGTTCTATTACCAGATGGGCCTGATCGGCCGTCGTGACCTGCCCCTGGCGCCGGACCCGCGCGGTGGCTTCGAGATGGTGCTGCTGCGCATGCTGGCGTTCCGTCCAGCGGATGTGGACGGTGCGCCGAGGGTCACGCTAAAGGACCCGGGAATCAGCAAGGCCACGGCTGATTCCTCGAACACACCAGTGGCCGGCGCCAGCATCGCGGCGCCGGTTGCTCCCGTATCCCCCGTCGCGACGGTAGCGGCCCCCCAGCCGGTTGCCGGGCCCGTGGTCGCGTCTCCTGCCGTCGTGCAGACCCCGGTCGCGCCGGAGCCGGTGGCTGCCACTCCCGTCGTCGAAACACCGGTCGCACCCGCCGTGGTCGAGGCGGCTCCCGTTGCAGAGCCTGCACCTGCACCTGCGCCGCAGCCGCAGCCAGTGGCCGAGCCGGTCCAGGCCGCTCAGCCCGCTGTCACCCCGGCCGAAGTGATCGACCTGCCGTGGGAAGAGCGTCCTGCCGAACCTGCGCAGGCCGCGACTGCGATCGTCGAGCCTGCACCGGTCGAGCAGCCCATCGAGCCGTCCGCTCCGGCAGTGGAGATTGCCGCTCCCCCCGCGCAGCCCGCCGCCGAACCGCTTGCCGTGGCGCAGCCCGTTGCCGCCCAGGCGCTTCCCGAGCCCGTCGCCATCGACGATGCGGACGACGACGAGCCGCCGCCCGGCGACTATGACGATTACTACGAGGCCGATGTCGACTCCATCGCCTACATGGACGAGCTGCCGGTCGCCGAACCCGAGCCTGTCACCGTGCCGGAGGTCGTACCCGCCGCGCAACCCGCCACCGGCCTCGCCGCCGAATGGCTGGACCTGTTCCCGCGCCTGGGCATCAGCGGCCTCACCGGCAACATCGCGGCCAACTGCACCCTGGTCTCCGTGGAGGGCGATGTCTGGCGCCTGCACCTCGACCCGGCGCAGAGTGCCCTGTTCAACGCCAACCAGCAGCGTCGTATCAACGATGCGCTGAATCAGTACCACGGGCGTACCCTGGTGCTGGAGGTGGAGGTGCGCAGGCCGGAGCAGGAGACCCCCGCCCAGGCCGCCGCCCGCAAGCGCGCCGCGCGCCAGCGCGACGCCGAGGAATCCATCGCGCTCGACCCGCTGGTACAGAAGATGATCGAACAGTTCGGCGCGAGCGTTCGCCCGGACACCATTGAACCCCTTGACCGCTGA
- a CDS encoding substrate-binding periplasmic protein — MRPLLLFPLLVASALAFAEPAPLRFSAVDSWAMPVAQIEGNELTGGILFDIIQGLSRRLDRPLEVDVLPRTRVQLALEHGDIDVRCYVSPNWMGDLGVNYLWSEPILVQRDLLVSAPDNALPVDPQRLPAQNIGTVLGYAYPSLQQRFDNGTLQRDDARNQGLVLQKLGAGRYHYAVSSELALKWFNRGMPASERLAAVAVLEEEPVACLVRNAPEIPANEIVRALARMRTSGEIERIVSRYR, encoded by the coding sequence ATGCGTCCATTGCTCCTCTTCCCGCTGCTGGTCGCCAGCGCGCTGGCCTTCGCCGAGCCGGCGCCCTTGCGCTTTTCCGCGGTGGACAGCTGGGCCATGCCCGTGGCTCAGATCGAGGGCAACGAGCTGACCGGCGGCATCCTCTTCGACATCATCCAGGGGCTGAGTCGGCGCCTCGACCGCCCCCTGGAAGTCGACGTGCTGCCGCGCACCCGCGTCCAGCTGGCGCTGGAGCACGGCGACATCGACGTGCGCTGCTACGTGAGCCCCAACTGGATGGGGGACCTGGGCGTGAATTACCTGTGGAGCGAGCCGATCCTGGTGCAGCGCGACCTGCTGGTGAGCGCTCCCGACAACGCGCTTCCCGTCGACCCGCAGCGTTTGCCGGCACAGAACATCGGCACCGTGCTGGGCTACGCCTACCCGAGCCTGCAGCAGCGCTTCGACAACGGCACCCTTCAACGGGACGATGCACGCAACCAGGGCCTGGTGCTGCAGAAGCTCGGCGCGGGCCGCTACCACTATGCGGTGAGCAGCGAGCTGGCGCTGAAATGGTTCAACCGCGGCATGCCGGCAAGCGAGCGCCTGGCTGCGGTGGCGGTACTGGAAGAGGAACCCGTGGCCTGCCTGGTACGCAATGCGCCCGAGATACCGGCGAACGAGATCGTGCGTGCACTGGCGCGCATGCGGACATCGGGGGAGATAGAGAGAATCGTGTCGCGCTACCGGTGA
- a CDS encoding methyl-accepting chemotaxis protein, protein MSAAVHEVARNAQNAADAARFAENQSREGAQVVGATIKAIRQLAQEVESASTTIGTLEQETANIGAVLAVIKGIADQTNLLALNAAIEAARAGEQGRGFAVVADEVRALAARTQDSTKDIQQMIERLQIGVQNAVKAMHSGSVQARDSVERAAGVDQALSDTGDSVQRINDMAAQIATACEEQSSVTEEIARNISDIRDLSNEAAQTSEQSTQASRHLSELSSGLAKLVGRFRV, encoded by the coding sequence ATGAGCGCAGCCGTCCATGAGGTCGCGCGCAACGCGCAGAACGCCGCCGATGCCGCGCGCTTCGCCGAGAACCAGTCCCGCGAGGGAGCCCAGGTCGTGGGGGCGACGATCAAGGCGATCCGCCAGCTCGCTCAGGAAGTGGAAAGCGCCTCCACCACCATCGGCACGCTGGAGCAGGAAACCGCCAACATCGGCGCCGTGCTGGCCGTGATCAAGGGCATCGCCGACCAGACCAACCTGTTGGCGCTCAACGCGGCCATCGAGGCGGCGCGTGCGGGCGAGCAGGGCAGGGGCTTCGCCGTCGTGGCCGATGAGGTCCGCGCCCTGGCCGCAAGGACCCAGGACTCCACCAAGGACATCCAGCAGATGATCGAGCGCCTGCAGATCGGCGTACAGAACGCGGTGAAGGCCATGCACTCGGGCAGCGTCCAGGCCCGTGACAGCGTCGAGCGTGCCGCGGGTGTCGACCAGGCGCTCTCGGACACCGGCGACTCGGTGCAGCGGATCAACGATATGGCCGCGCAGATCGCCACCGCCTGCGAGGAGCAGAGCAGCGTGACCGAAGAGATCGCCCGCAACATCAGCGACATCCGCGACCTGTCCAACGAAGCCGCGCAGACCTCCGAGCAGAGCACCCAGGCGAGCCGGCACCTGTCCGAGCTTTCCAGTGGCCTCGCGAAGCTGGTCGGGCGCTTCCGGGTATGA
- a CDS encoding HU family DNA-binding protein produces the protein MAITKDQLIADIAEATDTTKASVRAVLEQLSEIVSDTLENSDEITLPGIGKLKITERPARTGRNPQTGKSIEIAAKKVVKFVPAKGLSDAVNK, from the coding sequence ATGGCAATCACCAAAGACCAACTGATCGCAGACATCGCGGAAGCAACCGACACCACCAAGGCCTCCGTGCGCGCCGTGCTGGAACAGCTGAGCGAGATCGTCAGCGATACGCTGGAGAACAGTGATGAAATCACCCTGCCGGGCATCGGCAAGCTGAAGATCACCGAGCGCCCGGCACGCACCGGCCGCAACCCGCAGACCGGCAAGAGCATCGAGATCGCGGCCAAGAAGGTCGTCAAGTTCGTGCCGGCCAAGGGCCTCAGCGACGCCGTGAACAAGTAA
- the ligA gene encoding NAD-dependent DNA ligase LigA, which produces MNDAQTAAQRIHQLRAELDEHNYRYYVLDEPSVPDAEYDRLFRELQALEAEHPELVTPESPTQRVGGEALSAFGEVRHEVPMLSLGNAFEEEDLRAFDRSVQSGLGLSSGDLFGGGAEVEYSCEPKLDGLAVSLLYRDGQLVRGATRGDGSTGEDISANVRTIRNVPLRLKGEGWPAVLEVRGEVYMPKAGFEELNARQAESGGKTFANPRNAAAGSLRQLDPRITASRPLEFCCYGIGQVSGELSATQVGMLEQLKAWGVPISRELKLAKGVEACLAYYHDIGERRMALAYDIDGVVFKVNNIEDQQQLGFRARTPHWALAHKFPAQEELTELLDVEFQVGRTGAVTPVARLKPVKVAGVTVANATLHNMDEVARLGLKIGDTVIIRRAGDVIPQVMQVVLERRPENAREVHVPEQCPVCGSAVERTQLVKRAKGKETTSEGSVYRCVGRLACGAQLKQAIIHFASRRALDIEGLGDKIVEQLVDTGLVASPADLFTLTYDQVVALEGFADLSTRNLLAAIRDSARPTLARFIYALGIPDVGEETAKLLARALGSLARIRQALPEVLTYLPDVGLEVAFEIRNFFSDAHNLKVIDDLLARGVVLQEEGDLSPEFAACASLPGFIDKLNIPFIAATGAEKLAARFGSLEGVIKADWLDLRQVERLNEKAAKSLRDFFDQPANAERAALIEAQLREFGMHWQSEKKVVEGLPLAGQTWVLTGTLEVMSRDVAKEKLEALGAKVAGSVSARTHCVVAGPGAGSKLAKATELGVRVLDEEAFLAELKGMGVSL; this is translated from the coding sequence ATGAACGACGCCCAGACTGCCGCCCAGCGCATCCACCAATTGCGTGCCGAACTGGATGAGCACAACTACCGCTACTACGTGCTGGACGAACCCAGCGTGCCCGATGCCGAATACGACCGCCTGTTCCGCGAGCTGCAGGCCCTGGAGGCCGAGCATCCCGAGCTGGTGACGCCGGAGTCGCCCACCCAGCGCGTGGGCGGCGAAGCCCTCAGCGCCTTCGGCGAGGTGCGCCACGAGGTGCCCATGCTCAGCCTGGGCAACGCCTTCGAGGAAGAAGACCTGCGCGCCTTCGACCGCAGCGTGCAGAGCGGCCTGGGGCTTTCCTCCGGCGACCTGTTCGGCGGTGGCGCTGAGGTGGAATACAGCTGCGAGCCCAAGCTCGACGGCCTGGCGGTCAGCCTGCTGTATCGCGACGGCCAGCTGGTGCGCGGCGCCACCCGGGGCGATGGCAGCACCGGTGAGGACATCAGCGCCAACGTGCGCACCATCCGCAACGTACCGCTCAGGCTCAAGGGCGAGGGCTGGCCCGCCGTGCTCGAAGTGCGCGGCGAGGTGTACATGCCCAAGGCCGGATTCGAGGAGCTCAACGCGCGCCAGGCGGAAAGCGGCGGCAAGACCTTCGCCAACCCGCGCAATGCCGCGGCCGGCAGCCTGCGCCAGCTGGACCCGCGCATCACCGCCAGTCGCCCGCTGGAGTTCTGCTGCTACGGCATCGGCCAGGTCAGCGGCGAGCTGTCGGCTACCCAGGTCGGCATGCTCGAGCAGCTCAAGGCCTGGGGCGTACCCATCAGCCGCGAGCTGAAGCTGGCCAAGGGGGTTGAAGCCTGCCTGGCCTACTACCACGACATCGGCGAACGCCGCATGGCCCTGGCCTACGACATCGACGGCGTGGTGTTCAAGGTCAACAACATCGAGGACCAGCAGCAGCTGGGCTTCCGCGCCCGCACCCCGCACTGGGCGCTGGCCCACAAATTCCCCGCCCAGGAGGAGCTCACCGAGCTGCTGGACGTGGAGTTCCAGGTCGGCCGTACCGGTGCCGTCACCCCGGTGGCACGGTTGAAGCCGGTCAAGGTGGCCGGCGTCACCGTGGCTAATGCCACCCTGCACAACATGGACGAGGTCGCGCGCCTGGGCCTGAAGATCGGCGACACCGTGATCATCCGCCGCGCGGGTGACGTGATTCCCCAGGTGATGCAGGTCGTGCTTGAGCGCCGCCCCGAGAACGCCCGCGAGGTGCATGTGCCCGAGCAGTGCCCGGTGTGTGGTTCCGCCGTGGAGCGCACGCAACTGGTCAAGCGTGCCAAGGGCAAGGAAACCACCAGCGAGGGCTCGGTCTACCGCTGCGTTGGCCGCCTGGCCTGTGGCGCCCAGCTGAAGCAGGCGATCATCCACTTCGCTTCCCGCCGTGCGCTGGATATCGAAGGCCTGGGCGACAAGATCGTCGAGCAACTGGTGGATACCGGGCTGGTCGCATCGCCGGCGGACCTGTTCACCCTGACCTACGACCAGGTGGTGGCGCTGGAAGGCTTCGCCGACCTGTCGACCCGCAACCTGCTGGCGGCGATCCGGGACAGCGCCAGGCCGACCCTGGCGCGCTTCATCTACGCCCTGGGCATTCCCGATGTGGGCGAGGAGACCGCCAAGCTGCTGGCCCGCGCCCTCGGCTCCCTGGCGCGCATCCGCCAGGCGCTGCCGGAGGTGCTCACCTACCTGCCCGACGTGGGCCTGGAGGTCGCCTTCGAGATCCGCAACTTCTTCAGCGACGCCCACAACCTCAAGGTCATCGACGACCTGCTGGCCCGTGGTGTCGTGCTGCAGGAGGAAGGCGACCTCAGCCCCGAGTTCGCCGCCTGCGCTTCCCTCCCGGGTTTCATCGACAAGCTCAACATCCCCTTCATCGCCGCCACCGGCGCAGAGAAACTGGCGGCCAGGTTCGGCAGCCTGGAAGGCGTGATCAAGGCCGACTGGCTGGACCTGCGCCAGGTGGAGCGCCTCAATGAGAAGGCGGCCAAATCCCTGCGCGACTTCTTCGACCAGCCTGCCAATGCCGAGCGCGCCGCGCTGATCGAGGCGCAGCTGCGTGAATTCGGCATGCACTGGCAGAGTGAGAAGAAGGTCGTGGAAGGCCTGCCGCTGGCCGGGCAGACCTGGGTGCTGACCGGCACCCTGGAGGTGATGAGCCGCGATGTGGCCAAGGAGAAGCTGGAGGCCCTGGGTGCCAAGGTGGCCGGCTCGGTCTCGGCCCGTACCCATTGCGTGGTGGCCGGCCCCGGCGCCGGTTCGAAGCTGGCCAAGGCCACCGAGCTGGGCGTGCGCGTGCTGGACGAGGAGGCATTCCTGGCCGAGCTGAAGGGGATGGGCGTCTCGCTCTGA
- the zipA gene encoding cell division protein ZipA, translating to MDIGLREWLIVIGIIVIAGILFDGWRRMSGGKGKLKFKLDRSFSNLPDDEEDPALVGPVRVKERHQEPSLDEEDLPPMSAKELNKRRGSEPHQGDLNLDEPVPTLLTPVDDVAPAKGAKNGKAHAPAQDLPPVEEVLVINVVARDGDGFKGPALLQNILESGLRFGEMDIFHRHESMAGNGEVLFSMANGVKPGTFDLDDIDHFSTRAVSFFLGLPGPRHPKQAFDVMVAAARKLSQELNGELKDDQRSVMTAQTIEHYRQRIVEFERRSLTHKR from the coding sequence ATATCGGTCTGCGCGAGTGGCTGATCGTCATCGGCATCATCGTAATCGCCGGCATTTTGTTCGATGGCTGGCGTCGCATGAGCGGCGGCAAGGGAAAACTCAAGTTCAAGCTCGATCGTAGTTTCTCCAACCTCCCTGACGACGAGGAGGACCCCGCCCTGGTCGGTCCTGTACGCGTCAAGGAGCGTCACCAGGAGCCCTCGCTGGACGAGGAGGACCTGCCGCCCATGAGCGCCAAGGAGCTGAACAAGCGCCGTGGCAGCGAGCCGCACCAGGGTGACCTCAACCTCGACGAGCCGGTGCCGACCCTGCTGACCCCGGTCGACGACGTCGCCCCGGCCAAGGGCGCCAAGAACGGCAAGGCCCACGCCCCCGCCCAGGACCTGCCCCCGGTGGAGGAGGTGCTGGTGATCAACGTGGTGGCCCGCGACGGTGACGGCTTCAAGGGCCCGGCCCTGCTGCAGAACATTCTCGAAAGCGGCCTGCGCTTCGGCGAGATGGACATCTTCCATCGCCACGAGAGCATGGCCGGCAATGGCGAGGTGCTGTTCTCCATGGCCAACGGCGTCAAGCCCGGCACCTTCGACCTGGACGACATCGACCACTTCAGCACCCGTGCGGTCAGCTTCTTCCTCGGCCTGCCCGGCCCGCGCCACCCGAAACAGGCCTTCGACGTGATGGTCGCCGCGGCCCGCAAGCTGTCCCAGGAACTGAACGGCGAGTTGAAGGACGACCAGCGCAGCGTGATGACCGCGCAGACGATCGAGCATTACCGCCAGCGCATCGTCGAATTCGAGCGCCGCAGCCTGACTCACAAGCGCTGA